The Aspergillus flavus chromosome 2, complete sequence region TATCAGCGCCGCAGCATCGAGCATTTTCACCCCAGGGGTACCGCTCGTTCTCGAAGAATTCCACGAGACAAACCCCACCATTTCGCCGTTTCTCATATCGGTCCATATCATTGGCTTCGCAACGGGGCCGCTACTTTTCTCCCCGCTCAGTGAGATCTACGGAAGATATCTTATCATGCAGATTTCAAATAtcgctttctttttttcttgcatTCTCTGCGCCGTCAGTGTCGATGTACCTATGCTAGCTATCGCTCGCATACTTCTGGGTGTGGCTGGCTCTGTACCCAATGCTTTGGCAGGAGGGTTTGTAGCGGACCTGATACCCCTGGAAAAACGGGCCAGCTCGCTCGCCTTATTGGCCGCGGGGGTTCTATCAGTACGTAGCCTCTCTCAAGCAGTCAGTATCTTTGCTAATCTATATTCGGCTACAGGGCACAGTGGTCGGTATGTTCACATCTATGCACTCCTGCACAATCGCCCATGATCACAGAGTGAACTCACATTCAGTTTAGGCCCGATTGTAGGCGGTTACATGGCACTAAAGGTGGGCTGGAGATGGACATTCTGGCTCGAAGGCATCGTGGTACATATCCCAGCGACCCCATGTATGAGCAGAGCATCTTAACACTAACACACGCACAGGTTGGCTGCAGCACCATACTatcattcttcttcctacGAGAGACCTACGCGCCAACCCTCCTTAAAAGAAAAGCCGCGAGACTAGGGCTCCAAAAACCCCTCAAAGAGAGCGAAAGCACCTGGCAAGTTATCCGAAGAGGCATTTCTCGACCAATGAAACTCTGTTGCTTCTCCCCAATCATGATGATCATCTCACTCTACAACTCCATCTGTTACACATACTTATACTACATGATCACAACATTCCCCACGCTCTTCGGCGAACACTACGGCTTCAACGCAGGGGAAGTCGGCCTCACTTACATCGCCCAAGGAGTCGGCTGCCTAATCGGCCAGGTCGCAGTCGGCCGCTTCGCAGACTGGTACATCAAACGCCAACAAGCCCGGAACGGCACCACGACGCCCGAAGATCGACTGCCCCCCGCCATTGTCGGATATGTCGTTCTCGCCATCGGCATGCTGTGGTTCGGGTGGTCGGCGCAGGTGCACGCCCACTTCATGGTCCCGATTGTCGGGTCCGGTGTTGTAGGTTTGGGTCTTGTGGGCGGGTTCCTGGTTGTGCAGGTGTATATTGTGGATACTTTTACTATCTATGCGGCTAGTGCGTTGGCCGCGAATAACCTTATTCGGTCTATTGTTGCGGCTGTCTTGCCTCTGTCTGGTCCGGCGATGTATGAGCGTCTTGGGTATGGTTGGGGGGATACTATTCTGGGTTTCACGGCGTTGGCTCTGGCTCCGACTccgttgttgttgatgaagtaTGGGGAGAGAATTCGGACGCGGTGGCCTGTAGAATTATAAAGTAGTTTTACTAATGTTATATTTATGTTTATGTTACGCCTCGTTCTCTTTCACTTGAATCATGGTCGACGTTTTAAGGGATGGTTAAGAAATACTGATGTACAGCTGTCTTTAAAGAAAAGTCCGTAATTTGCATTGCCTCGGACTATAGTCCTCCCTTCCCTCTTCGAGTAGTGCTTTCTCTGTTTTATTCTCCAGAACGCTATTCGGTAGAATGGAGTTCAATCATTACACCCGCTTTTGCCCTCTGAGTCTGCTGTGGTATAACGATCAACGAGGCTAAACAAACCACCATTCAATATATCACAACCCCAGTATTGACAAATAAGCCAGGTGATATCCTCTTAGAAGCTCCCCCAATAATGCAAATCATAGTCCACCCCGCCAGGCCTCCACAAAGGCGAAGGCGTATAAACCGGAATCGGCGAAGCCGCTATCCACAATTAGTCTCAACACATCCACAGCAAGccaaaccccaacaacaaAAACCAAGGGAGTTGGAAagaaacgagaagaaaagaagaaaagaaaactcacTCCCAAACCCCGTACTCGGCGCCGCCCAAGCCGGCAACCCAGGCTCAACCCACCCCGTCGGAGTCTCCGTCACGGTAACAGTCCTCGTATAAGCAGTAGGCACCTCACCGACCCCCAACTCTTCAATCCCATCATTAACCCCATAAGTCCCATCCCCGATCCCAAAAACATTACTGATCTTATTAACAACACTATCCCCCGTCTCAGTCCACACGGAGACATCCTCCACCGTCACATTCGTCGCAAAGGTCAGATCATTCGCAATCAGGTACAGCGGGGGCCGCTTCGCGCCGTCGGCGACAGAGCCCGTCACGTTCCGGAAGACGATGTTGCTGAGTGCCACAGAGCCGGTGTCCGGGGTGAAGGTGTTCTGCCAGTATTGGTTGATGTTTAGGCCGTAGAGACTGGCTTTTGAGCGGAAGTTTTCGAATGTGATGTTGCTCACGTAGCCGGAGCCGCCGGGGTAGGTTTTTATGAAGGCTATGTTGTTGCCTTGCAGGATGCTTATGTTTCTGGCGACCTTGGTTCTTGGttagttttctttctttgggagGAAGTGGGCTGCAAAagggaggaggaaagaaagagtgTGTACTATGTTGGAGATCTCGGCGGAGACGTTGAGACTGCCGATTGAGAGGCCGGAGCCTGCTTGGTTGCAGACTAGATTTTCGACTAGGGCGTGATGGGAGGGACTCTTTATGGAGACGCATTCGTCGCGGTTTGTTACCTTTCGTATTGTGTTAGTGAGtggtttttttttggttgggGGTGGGGTGGTGTGTTATACTTCGTTGTCGTGGATGTAGTAGTTCGTCCCGATAGCGTCGATACCATCGTAGCTACCCAGATTGGCGCCTCGGATCGTAAGATGGTACGCTTCGACATTCACGGCGAAGTCCAGAATAATATGGAACTTGGGACTATCGACCAGGATCAGGTCATGGACGGAGGCGTTTGTGGGAGAGATCAAGCGGACGAGACGGGGTCGATCCGTGCTATAGTCACGTTAGATCAATGCATCTATGACCACTGAGCATCTTCAAGAGATTGGATCCTCATACTTATTCAAATTCCGATATAAATACCCCTGCCCCTGAAACGCGCCCAATCCATTGGAAGAATAAAACTCGAAATCAACGGCTACAGCCAAATCAGCCTCCAACCACACATTTATACATCCCAcaagataagaagaaaaaaactcACCATTAACAATCACCAAAACATCTAACAGAAACTTATGGTCACCCTCTCCATTAATAGTCTCATTAAGCAAGTCAACACCCGCAAAGCCCTGGAGGATTAACGAACGCTCAATTTCCCAGTTTCCGCCGTATGCGGCTGTGACCAGTCCGTCTAGCTGGAAGGCCCAGTTTGTGGCATTGCTGAGCACCACGCCCCGGTTGAGCAGGTACTGGCCTTCGGGGACGACGAGTCGACTTCCTGGGTTGGGGCGGACGCAGTCGTTGAAGGTTGTTTCTAGGGCGCTGGAGATGTCAGTGCTGTTGTCGGCGACGGCGCCGTAGGAGAGGATGTTGCATTCGGTGGTTTTTTCGGAGAGGGGGGTTGTTGGGCCTACGGGGCCGATGAGCTGGCCCAAGGCGAGGGTGGAATACAGGAGTAGGAGGAGTGGGTGCATTATTGGTGAATCTTGGTGCTGGGCTTGGTGGAATGGGAGGTTGTTGTCGGTTCTGGGATTGAGTTTTATAGTTATGGGAGTATCTTATTTGATTATCTGGGATTAGTACACTATATCTCAAAATACTATACATGAATTGCGACATGGGACTGTGGTATAGAGTATTCGGAGCATACTCTGCACTCCGTGTTAGGGCTACATTGCTAGTTTGATACGAATCTATATAGCAGATTCACTCAAGGAGTTAGTATCAACCGAGCATCCAGAGAAAATAACCGATATCGTACCCAAGATCCTTCCAAATATGACATGACAATATTATCAACCTATTCAGGGCATCAAGGCAGGGTGTCGTGATTTTAGAGTCGATCAAGTCATcactttaatataaatttcaTGCAGGAAGATAAGAGCACGTGGATTGCGACATGACAGGCGATATGGTGAAACTAAGCTATAGCTTGGTTGATTAATTCACAGATGTAGAAGCTTGTCCAATTTAGCCGTTATCCTGTCGGTTGGAACCGCTATTTGTTGCTTATGCTAAACCATGTTGCGTGAGCTCATACGCGAGGAAATGATATCATCTTTGGCATAAACTGTGGATACAGTCTGGATTTTATGAGATTTAAAGCAATTTAACTAACTTGATGAGAAATGAGACAATATTGTTAACTTGCGGTGATTGATTATATATTCGTTCTCATTAGAGCCCTAATCTAATACTTTGGGTCCAGACTGATCCATAAAAAATATGACTTGTCTGAGTATTTAGAAGATTCTTTACCGGTGAGAAACTGTAATACCTAGATTAGAATAGCTTCTCTGATTATACTACTTTAGTTATTCTTTCCTGTCTCCTCCTGCTGCAACGCTTCCTTCCGGGTCTTAGACTCAGGGTCAAGATAGGGCTTCTCAGCTTGCGGAGCAACCCGTAAACCGTGTCTTAGATGAGGAACTACACACCAAATTAGCCACCTCTTACCACGAGGGAAATGGGCAAAAGACCGGTCTCCAACACTTACAGTAGTCAAAGATACCCGTATGGAACGTAGCCCGGTTATCCCAAATAGCAACAGCGTTCTTAGTCCACTTCCATCGGACCTGGAACTCGTAGCCCTCAGCGACAGTTCGGTAGAGAGCGTCAAGGATACCATCCCCCACTCTCTTCTCGAGACCAATGATCTCCTTGGTGAAATTCTCGTTGACGTACAGCGTCTTCCACTTTGTAACGGGGTGTGTACGAACGACGGGGTGCTGGTGGCGTGAGCTTAATGCCAGGTTATTCAATATGATGGACAAACTTACAATTGTCTCAATAGGATCCCTTCTCAAGCAACCGTTCGTCCGGAGTGCCTTTTCCGCTTGCTCGAGACCACTATGCTTAGCCTCCAAGGTCTCAAGAAAAGACCTCAACTTAGGCGATAGAGCTACCGACAAACCCATTAGCCCTAAACCACACACTCCCTTCTCCACAAACTAagagaatagaaatagagagagaaaaaaaaaaaaagaactcaCATTCATACAAAGCATACCCACTCGCCCAAATAGTATCCCCGCCAGCCAACCCCCCATCCGGCCCCGCATTAGGCAGAGTATCCATCTTCAAAAGCGTCAACCCCGGCGGCTGAATCTCATAACTCACATCCGAATGCCAAATCTGATGCGACCTGCCATTCACCGCCGTCTCATCCTTATAGATCGGATGCACCCACGGCAAATCCGGGATAATACCGGCCATCTGATGAATATGCAGATCGCCAAAGTAGGCCCCGAAGGCGATCTGCTCGTGCACGTCCAGGTCCTGGTCGCGGAAGAACACGACGCCTCGTTCGGCGACTAGCCGCGCCAGATCATCTTTCTGCTGGTCTGTGAGGTCCTTCAGCTGGAGGCCGGAGAGCTCGGTGCCAATTTCGGGGGTCAGATGTGTGATGGCGGTGGCTGCTTTTAGGAGGCGGGATTTGGTGGGGTCTGCGGATAGGCCGCGGTCTGTGAAGGGTTTTTCGGTGAGGTTGGGGAGCTTGAAGGGGGTGTAGTTTGGGTATTGCAGGCCGGCGGCGCGGACGGATTGGAGGGGGGACACGCCCCGGGGAGTTTCATACTCGGGGTGTGGGAGGTTTGGGGGACGTTCAGGGAGGGTCAGTTGGGGTTCGGGGGCTGGCATTCTGAGAAGATTGGTTGGGATGAGTTTAGGGATAGGAAAAGAGGACTCTGATTATGGGCTTGGGGTTATTCTAGAttagttaaatatttcttttctgtttgtgTCTCATGAGTGTGGCATTTTCggatttttaatatatcatAGTGTTGAACGAGGTATTGCCATTATTGGTGGGCTTATAGACTCGCGTCATTATAGCTGCACTGATGCTATACCATTAGACAGGCAATCACGGGAATATTGGTCTAGAGCTGATAAGAAGGCTTAGTCTAACACATCTGACTCATTTGGCTTGCTTTCTAGTGAGAATATCATCTATGCTATAGTTCATCCAAGGCTTTGCTATTCCCTACAGTCCCCATCTAACTATCAAACAGAAAATCCAGCCTCTTATTACCTTGATCACTAGTCGTCCCAAGATAGTGGGCCTTCTCCTCTGTCGTCATTGCATCCCATTTTGCGCGTTTCCACTTGTTTCTCCCCACATAGTAGAGCTTTGCCAACACGTACGCCACAATAGTCGCTACGTTGATGGCAATCAGCTGCGAGTTTCCCCGGTGGTAGTATGGCTTGTCATCCTCGCGGTAAATATTGGAGGACGCAATCCCGGAAAGCTGAATGGTAATGTTATAGAGAGCCGCGCTGACAGCCCTCGTTCGCACCGCATTGCTCAGTCGGGAACACCATCCGACTTGTGCAGCGTGGATGGACGGCCAGCCAAGCAGAACAAAGGTAACCGCATAGAGCCCCCAGTGGGATAGCGTACTAGCCGAGGTGTACAGAACAAtcaggagaggaagagaccAGAGTTGGGTCAGGATTCCGAAGATGGAGATCTGTTTGAACCGTTCTGACAACTCGGTGATGATCAGCAGGTTGATTGCTGCGAAAACGGTAACCGGAATGCCCAGTAAAGTAGTTTGGAAGGTGCTGAACCCGATAGCCTTCAGCGACAAGCTGAGATATGTCTTTGGTGGCGAGGTAGGAATCTCGAACAGGATACCGATGATGTAGACTGGCCACAGATCATAGTCCTTGAGACTCTGCCAAAGCATTCTCAAGCTCAACGCCTGACGATTATGCATATCTCCCTTTGATGGGTCATCACGCAGGACACGGTTGAcaatgatcttctcttctcgctCGGTGAAGTATCCCTTGGGATTCCACCATGTTGCTGTCTGCGTAGGCCCCGGGATGAGAAACAAGAAACTCAAGAATCCAATCACTATACTTATCAAGGCTTCGATAAGAAAGAGCCATCTCCATCCTTCGCGCCCTTGTACGCCACGCATGTGCAAGACACCGTAAGCGATGAACGAGGCGACCACTCCAGACATTGAGTCAacgaaccaaaaccaagccaACCGTACGGGCATCTCGGTTTTCTTATAGAAATATGAGAGGTACAGGATCGCGTCTGGAATGAAACCTCCCATGAAGAAACCAAGAAAGAACCGACAGGCAAAGAATCCTGCTCTGTTATGCATAAAGAACTGTCCACCGGATGCCAAACTCCATAGAATAATCTGAATGGGGATCCATCGGTCCGGGCCAATTCTCTTGCCGATCATTTGTGATGGAATCTCCGCAATCAAAAAGCCGATTCGATACATGTTCTGCGCGTTATTGTAGTCATTGGTGTTGATGTGCAGGTCCGGCAACAGATTATCGGCAGAAGCATTTCCCAGGTTACCCCGATCAATATTGAGCGCAAAGAACATAACGAGGATCCAAAGAAAGATCTTCAAATCTGTTTTCCGGCGTACTGATCTCTCCTCGCGGTAGGTCCACCTCTCGGAAGGGTCAAATCGATGTAAATTCTCGTATTGTGGATGTGGCTGGTAATATTTGGCCAGGTTTGGATCATCAAACACACTCCTCGTAGTGGCAATAGCATCGAGGTCGACGGACTTTT contains the following coding sequences:
- a CDS encoding tfdA family taurine dioxygenase produces the protein MPAPEPQLTLPERPPNLPHPEYETPRGVSPLQSVRAAGLQYPNYTPFKLPNLTEKPFTDRGLSADPTKSRLLKAATAITHLTPEIGTELSGLQLKDLTDQQKDDLARLVAERGVVFFRDQDLDVHEQIAFGAYFGDLHIHQMAGIIPDLPWVHPIYKDETAVNGRSHQIWHSDVSYEIQPPGLTLLKMDTLPNAGPDGGLAGGDTIWASGYALYESLSPKLRSFLETLEAKHSGLEQAEKALRTNGCLRRDPIETIHPVVRTHPVTKWKTLYVNENFTKEIIGLEKRVGDGILDALYRTVAEGYEFQVRWKWTKNAVAIWDNRATFHTGIFDYFPHLRHGLRVAPQAEKPYLDPESKTRKEALQQEETGKNN
- a CDS encoding putative MFS transporter, which codes for MSTTSDSSRLNDKNQSGSPQSSPHKAGDIQSTEVVKDGTHLNLVEPEDVPEYSTFLSIFFANKKSVDLDAIATTRSVFDDPNLAKYYQPHPQYENLHRFDPSERWTYREERSVRRKTDLKIFLWILVMFFALNIDRGNLGNASADNLLPDLHINTNDYNNAQNMYRIGFLIAEIPSQMIGKRIGPDRWIPIQIILWSLASGGQFFMHNRAGFFACRFFLGFFMGGFIPDAILYLSYFYKKTEMPVRLAWFWFVDSMSGVVASFIAYGVLHMRGVQGREGWRWLFLIEALISIVIGFLSFLFLIPGPTQTATWWNPKGYFTEREEKIIVNRVLRDDPSKGDMHNRQALSLRMLWQSLKDYDLWPVYIIGILFEIPTSPPKTYLSLSLKAIGFSTFQTTLLGIPVTVFAAINLLIITELSERFKQISIFGILTQLWSLPLLIVLYTSASTLSHWGLYAVTFVLLGWPSIHAAQVGWCSRLSNAVRTRAVSAALYNITIQLSGIASSNIYREDDKPYYHRGNSQLIAINVATIVAYVLAKLYYVGRNKWKRAKWDAMTTEEKAHYLGTTSDQGNKRLDFLFDS
- a CDS encoding synaptic vesicle transporter (unnamed protein product) — protein: MSSQSSETLELKEANASVSHIPAEVSDSNVGWDSDDDPQNPMNWSNAWKRTIIILVAFATFNDAAASSIFTPGVPLVLEEFHETNPTISPFLISVHIIGFATGPLLFSPLSEIYGRYLIMQISNIAFFFSCILCAVSVDVPMLAIARILLGVAGSVPNALAGGFVADLIPLEKRASSLALLAAGVLSSELTFSLGPIVGGYMALKVGWRWTFWLEGIVVHIPVGCSTILSFFFLRETYAPTLLKRKAARLGLQKPLKESESTWQVIRRGISRPMKLCCFSPIMMIISLYNSICYTYLYYMITTFPTLFGEHYGFNAGEVGLTYIAQGVGCLIGQVAVGRFADWYIKRQQARNGTTTPEDRLPPAIVGYVVLAIGMLWFGWSAQVHAHFMVPIVGSGVVGLGLVGGFLVVQVYIVDTFTIYAASALAANNLIRSIVAAVLPLSGPAMYERLGYGWGDTILGFTALALAPTPLLLMKYGERIRTRWPVEL
- a CDS encoding pectin lyase fold/virulence factor, producing the protein MHPLLLLLYSTLALGQLIGPVGPTTPLSEKTTECNILSYGAVADNSTDISSALETTFNDCVRPNPGSRLVVPEGQYLLNRGVVLSNATNWAFQLDGLVTAAYGGNWEIERSLILQGFAGVDLLNETINGEGDHKFLLDVLVIVNAVDFEFYSSNGLGAFQGQGYLYRNLNNTDRPRLVRLISPTNASVHDLILVDSPKFHIILDFAVNVEAYHLTIRGANLGSYDGIDAIGTNYYIHDNEVTNRDECVSIKSPSHHALVENLVCNQAGSGLSIGSLNVSAEISNIVARNISILQGNNIAFIKTYPGGSGYVSNITFENFRSKASLYGLNINQYWQNTFTPDTGSVALSNIVFRNVTGSVADGAKRPPLYLIANDLTFATNVTVEDVSVWTETGDSVVNKISNVFGIGDGTYGVNDGIEELGVGEVPTAYTRTVTVTETPTGWVEPGLPAWAAPSTGFGTASPIPVYTPSPLWRPGGVDYDLHYWGSF